The Cryptomeria japonica chromosome 2, Sugi_1.0, whole genome shotgun sequence region AAACCCAGGCCGGATGGTCACAGTGCCCCATTTCACCTTCTCCTGTGGAGATGCCAATCTTCTCTTTGCACTTGCTCGAGGAGTCGTGGGTATGGCAGGACTCGGCAGCACTCGCATTGCTCTGCCCTCTCAGTTGTCCGCCGCCTTCACTTTCCCTCGCAAATTCGCCATGTGTCTCCCGGCAGCCGCTCAACCGGGTGTCGTCTTGTTTGGCAAGGTGCCCTACGTCTTTCTTCCCGGAATAGATGTTTCTCAGCGCCTCACTTACACTCCTCTGCTCAAAGCCCCTGACGTTTTCCCAGGCCGGTATTTTATTTCTGTTACAGCCATCCGGGTAAGTGAAAAGAAAGTCGCCATCAATTCCACCAAATTAAAGATCAACAGCCAGGGCTTCGGCGGCACGGAAGTGACCAGCGCGGTTTCTTACACAACTATTGCGAGATCTGTGTATACAGTGATCCGTGACGCTTTTGTGAAAGAAGCAGAGGCGATTAACATCTCCCGGGCGGCCACTGTGAAACCATTCGACGCGTGCTTCGACGCTACGACCGTTTTGTCCACCAGAGTTGGCCCGGCTGTACCACCCATCGACCTTGTTTTGCACAACAGTAAGACGATCTGGAGAATCATGGGAGCGAATTCCATGGTGCGTGTGAGCGAGGGAGTTTTGTGTCTTGGATTCGTTGGAGTGGACGACGAGATTGTCTCTACCACGATAAGAATTGGAGGGCATCAGATGCAAGATAATCTCCTACAGTTTGATTTGGCCACTTCTCGCCTTGGATTCTCCTCCACCTTGCTCGGCGTGCAGACCACGTGCTCCAACTTCAACTTCACTTCCACCGCTTGAAACCTATCTGGTTTACAGAACATATTATTCTGTTCCTTTTGATAAATAAATGCGTCTGCGTGCTTTGTTGTCTCAGTTAGCACAGAGTCATGTCTTGCGACGCAGGAGGGTCTCCTCCATCATGCAGTTTTCAGGAAACAGCTAGGAATGCACTAAATATAAGTTATAGTGAATTAGGGTAATTTATGTATTGATGCATCTTAGGAGTTACATAGTCATTTCCCAGCTTTCAATCtattagttttttgaaaatttttaatgtGCATTTTAAATGATAATACATTTCAATTTGGTATTTGAAATCTTTATGATTATCATGAGTATTGAAGTGTTCATAGAAGGGTCCCATCTCTCATTTATCATTTTTAATTTTATGATTATCATTTTGTTTATTGTAAGCAACAATTAAAATGGAAGAAATAATAAGAACTGTGAGAGGAATTTGCTAGAGtctaaataaattctaattgtcaAAACA contains the following coding sequences:
- the LOC131873683 gene encoding probable aspartic proteinase GIP2 is translated as MVTVPHFTFSCGDANLLFALARGVVGMAGLGSTRIALPSQLSAAFTFPRKFAMCLPAAAQPGVVLFGKVPYVFLPGIDVSQRLTYTPLLKAPDVFPGRYFISVTAIRVSEKKVAINSTKLKINSQGFGGTEVTSAVSYTTIARSVYTVIRDAFVKEAEAINISRAATVKPFDACFDATTVLSTRVGPAVPPIDLVLHNSKTIWRIMGANSMVRVSEGVLCLGFVGVDDEIVSTTIRIGGHQMQDNLLQFDLATSRLGFSSTLLGVQTTCSNFNFTSTA